A region of the Methylobacterium nodulans ORS 2060 genome:
CGCCCTCCCCTGTCGTGGATGCCGTTCGGCGGGGAGCGCTCCAGCCCCTCCCGCGGTCCCCTGCCATGACCCTCGAAGATCTGCTGTCGCCGGACCAGGCCGTCACAGGCCTTCGGGTCGGCGGAAAGGACGCCCTCCTGGAGGAGATGGCCCGCCGCGCCGGACGCGCCACCGGGCTCGGCATGGATGCCATCCTGTCGGCGCTGGTGAAGCGCGAGGCGCTCGGTTCGACCGGGGTCGGGGACGGCGTCGCCCTGCCGCATGGCCGGCTGGCCGGGCTCGCCCGCCCCTTCGGCCTGCTGGCGAGCCTGCGGGCCGCCATCGCCTACGAGGCGGTCGACGACCGGCCCGTCGACCTCGTCGTCCTGCTGCTTCTGCCAAGGAACGCGGAGGGCGCGGACCTGAACGCCCTGGCCTGCGTGGCGCGCCGGCTGCGCGACAGGCGGGTGGCCGATGCGATGCGCGCGGCCCGCGACGCGGCGCAGCTCTATGCCGCGG
Encoded here:
- a CDS encoding PTS sugar transporter subunit IIA; the protein is MTLEDLLSPDQAVTGLRVGGKDALLEEMARRAGRATGLGMDAILSALVKREALGSTGVGDGVALPHGRLAGLARPFGLLASLRAAIAYEAVDDRPVDLVVLLLLPRNAEGADLNALACVARRLRDRRVADAMRAARDAAQLYAAACGAGSLTRSGA